In the Stakelama saccharophila genome, ATGAGGTCGGCGCGCGCGATCGCCAGCCGCAGGGTTTCGGCAAATAGCTGAGCTTCGGCTACCGACACGCGCGCCTTGCGGTGGCCGGCAAGGTCGATCTGCTGGTTGATCGAGGCGGTCAGCTCGGTGCTTCGAAACCCTTCGAAAGCGCCGGAGCCCAGGAAATTCTCAGCCTCGACGCTGAGCGTGGGGTTTACCCGAAAGCCTGCCTGGCGAACGCGTGCACGCGCAGCGTCGACCTGGCTCTGCGCGTCCACGATGCGCGGCGAGCGAGCCGCCGCTAGGGCGAGCGCTTCCGCAAGGCTGAGCCGCTCCGGCAGCTTTGCCGTGGACGATACTGGCGGCGCGCCTTGCGCGACAGGCCCCATCGTGGCCGGCGGTCCGGCCACGGTTTGCGCCGACAAGGGCGATGTGCCCCAGCCGGTCGCGGCCACGGCGAAGGCCGCGGCGACGATACGATACATGAATTATCTCCTGACGAACGGACATCCCCCGTGAGGGGGAGGACGCATTTGTCAGGCGCGCGGAGGCCTCAGCATGCCGTCGGACGGTGCCGGATCCAGCGGCCGTGACGGAAGCGCAAGACCGATATCCCGCAGCGATACCGGGACCTCGGACGCGACCGCATCCACGGGCGCAATCAGGTGATGGCAATGCGAGGCATGAGCGTGCGGTGCGGACTTCTCACCGTCGCTATCGCCGGTCTTGCCGTCGTTATCGGCGGTGCACTCGACCGCGCCGGCAAGATGCGAAACCGGCGCCTCCATGACATGCGCGACCGCACTTGCCGCCAATGACAGCGACAGCAGCGTTCCCAGAACAAGAGCGATCAATCCTCGCATGCGGCGTGCATCCATAGTGCCACCGCGTGCTTAGTCAAACTCAAAAATGTATCCTGACGCCGCACGGGCTATGTATTGATATAGCATGAATTGGCGAGGATGGCTTCAATACTCCTCTTCAGCAAGAGCAGTCGACATGCTACCGTGACGAGTGATGGTTCTCGAGAATGACCAAGTTAAGAAGGTCTATGGCAGGACCGCGAAATTCTATGACGCCGCTCTGGTCATTTACCGGCTCGCGGGAATTGGCCGACAGCGCGCGACTTCGATCGATGCGCTGAACCTTCGGCCCGGCGCAACGGTCGTCGATCTTGGCTGCGGGACCGGCGCGAACCTCGCGATGTTGGTCCGGAGGGTCGGACCGACCGGCCGGGTCGTCGGCATCGATCTTTCTCCGGAAATGCTGGCCAAGGCCCGTGAACGGGTCGCCGATAACGGTTGGGACAATGTGGAGCTACGATGCGGTGACCTCAGAACCGCCGACTTGCCAGACGCACTTGACGGCGCGGTGGCAACATTCGCACTCGAAATGCTGCCCGATCACGCCGAGGTGGTAGCGCGCGTAGCAGATCGACTGCAACCGGGGGCACGCTTCGCTTGTCTCGGGCTGAAGGAACCCGAGCACTGGCCGAAATGGCTCATCGACCTGGCAATCTTCATCAACCGCCCGTTCGGCGTCAGCCGCGACTATGCCGCCATCAAGCCCTGGCACGCGATCGAGGAGTTGCTTTCACCCGTCAGCCACAAGGAATTCCTCGCCGGTGCGGCATATCGCTGCGTCGCGGAAGCGATAGGACCTATCCGACGTACGACAAGCTCCCAGACGCGTTGAGCGACGTTTGGGGTCTCTCGCCGCTAGGCCCATATGTGTTGATGGAGCATCGATACGTCGATCACGATCAGCGCCACGCGGCCCAGCACCTCCGCGCTTTTCCCCATATACTCATCGGCCTTGCGTCCGAGCAGGACGCCGATTGTCGCCATTAGCGTG is a window encoding:
- a CDS encoding class I SAM-dependent methyltransferase, which translates into the protein MVLENDQVKKVYGRTAKFYDAALVIYRLAGIGRQRATSIDALNLRPGATVVDLGCGTGANLAMLVRRVGPTGRVVGIDLSPEMLAKARERVADNGWDNVELRCGDLRTADLPDALDGAVATFALEMLPDHAEVVARVADRLQPGARFACLGLKEPEHWPKWLIDLAIFINRPFGVSRDYAAIKPWHAIEELLSPVSHKEFLAGAAYRCVAEAIGPIRRTTSSQTR
- a CDS encoding manganese efflux pump encodes the protein MATIGVLLGRKADEYMGKSAEVLGRVALIVIDVSMLHQHIWA